One Candidatus Neomarinimicrobiota bacterium genomic window, TACTCAAGAACGGTCAGACCTTCTTTGAAATTGGATGTAATCGGGTTTTCGATGATCTCACCGGTTCCACCGACAAGACTCTTCTGCGGCTTCGCCATAAGACCACGCATACCCGCGAGCTGACGAATCTGTTCCCTGTTACCTCTCGCGCCGGAATCCGACATCATATAGACAGGGTTGAATCCATGGTCCGATTCCTCTAAATGTTTCATCATAGCGTCGCCGATCTTGAGACTCGTGGAAGTCCAAATATCGATAACTTTATTATACCGTTCGCCGTCGGTAATAATTTCCGCCTCATACTGAGCCATAATCTGCTTTACCTGCTTCCGGGCAGCTTCAATAAGCTCGTCTTTCTCCGGCGGAATTACCACATCACCGAGACCGAACGAGATACCGCCCGAAGTGGCAAACTTGAATCCGAGTTTCTTTAAACCGTCAAGGAACGTTACTGTTTCATAGTTACCGGAAATTCTGAACGCTTCGCCCACAATCTTTTCTAAATGTTTCTTGGTGACGACTCTGTTGACGTAATCCAATTCTTTCGGAACGACAGTGTTGAATATCAAACGACCGGGTGTGGTCTCTAACATCGCGCCGTCTTTACGAACATTTATGATTGCGTGCAGACTCACGTGCTCATGATCATATGCGATCAACGCTTCTTCGGGTGAGCTGAAATTCATTCCCTCGCCTTTCGCGCCGGGCAATGTTTTTGTAAGATAATAACATCCTAATACCATATCCTGCGAAGGAAGCGCAATCGGCATTCCGTGCGCCGGTGAAAGGATATTATGACTTGCTAACATCAGCACGCGTACTTCCATTTGTGCTTCGAGCGAAAGCGGCACATGAACCGCCATTTGATCTCCGTCAAAGTCGGCGTTGAACGCCGCACAGACAAGAGGGTGAATCCGAATTGCTCTTCCGTCAACCAATACGGGCTGAAACGCCTGAATTCCCAACCTATGTAAGGTAGGAGCTCTGTTGAGCATTATCGGATGATCTTCTACTACTTCTTCAAGGACATCCCAGACTTGCGGTTCCTTATTTTCCACCATCTTCTTGGCGCCCTTTACGGTGCGTTGATAGCCTTTTTCAATAAGCTTGTGGATGATAAACGGCTTGAATAATTCTATCGCCATCTCTTTTGGTAATCCGCATTGATGGAGTTGGAGATCCGGACCGACGACAATTACCGACCTGCCGGAATAATCCACTCTCTTACCGAGAAGATTCTGACGGAACCTGCCCTGTTTTCCTTTGAGCATATCTGAAAGGCTCTTCAGCAGTCTGCGGGTACCGCTTCTCACCGCTGTTCTGCGGCGACTGTTATCGAATAACGAATCTACAGATTCCTGGAGCATCCGTTTCTCGTTTCTCAAAATTACTTCCGGCGCGCGTATTTCCATAAGCTGTTTCAATCTGTTGTTACGGATTATTACGCGTCGGTATAGATCGTTAAGGTCGCTTGTCGCAAACCTTCCGCCGTCAAGCGGGACAAGAGGTCTGAGCTCGGGCGGAATAACAGGAATGATATTCATCACCATCCACTCCGGCTTGTTCAGCTTCTTCTCTTCTTTTTCTTCAAATGCTTTCACGACGCGGAGTCGCTTCAAGGCATCGGTCTTCCGCTGCACCGAAGTTTCGTTCGCGACTTTATCGGCAAGTTCGGTAGCGAGTTCCGGTATCACAATAGCGGCAAGCATCTTGCGAATTGCTTCTCCGCCGGTGTCGATAATTATTGCGTTATCTCCGGAGGCAGCCTCTTCGCCTAACTCTTCCACCGCTTCGTTGTATTGTTCTTCGGTGATCAATTCATTCTTCTCGAACGAAGAGATACCCGGTTCTAATACTACATAATTTTCGTAGTAAACTATCTTCTCAAGCTCTTTTACAGACATTCCGAGAACATAGCTTATCTTGCTCGGAATAGATCTGAGATACCAGATATGAACTATGGGTACCGCAAGGGTGATATGTCCCATCCGCTCACGGCGAACTTTCTTACGGGTGATTTCCACTCCGCACCGGTCGCAAATGATTCCTTTGTAACGCGGTCTCTTGTACTTCCCGCAATGGCATTCCCAATCTTTCACCGGTCCGAAGATTTTTTCGCAGAAGAGTCCGTCTTTCTCCGGCTTGTATGTCCTGTAGTTAATCGTTTCAGGTTTTAATACTTCCCCGTACGACCGTGATAATATAGAGTCAGGAGAAGCCAGGGATATTACTATCTCTGTAAAATTTTCTTTAAATTTCGCCTGTCTCGGTTTTATATATGCCAATCTAACCTCCTATGGGGTAAATCAGAATCGTTTTCAATTTTATTTAAGCTCCACATCAATGCCTAATCCCATCAATTCGCGCAATAGCACATTGAAAGATTCCGGTATGCCGGGTTTTGGCAGGTTTTGTCCTTTAACGAGCGCTTCGTATGCTTTTGATCTTCCTTCTACGTCATCTGACTTAACCGTTAACATCTCCT contains:
- the rpoC gene encoding DNA-directed RNA polymerase subunit beta', encoding MKPRQAKFKENFTEIVISLASPDSILSRSYGEVLKPETINYRTYKPEKDGLFCEKIFGPVKDWECHCGKYKRPRYKGIICDRCGVEITRKKVRRERMGHITLAVPIVHIWYLRSIPSKISYVLGMSVKELEKIVYYENYVVLEPGISSFEKNELITEEQYNEAVEELGEEAASGDNAIIIDTGGEAIRKMLAAIVIPELATELADKVANETSVQRKTDALKRLRVVKAFEEKEEKKLNKPEWMVMNIIPVIPPELRPLVPLDGGRFATSDLNDLYRRVIIRNNRLKQLMEIRAPEVILRNEKRMLQESVDSLFDNSRRRTAVRSGTRRLLKSLSDMLKGKQGRFRQNLLGKRVDYSGRSVIVVGPDLQLHQCGLPKEMAIELFKPFIIHKLIEKGYQRTVKGAKKMVENKEPQVWDVLEEVVEDHPIMLNRAPTLHRLGIQAFQPVLVDGRAIRIHPLVCAAFNADFDGDQMAVHVPLSLEAQMEVRVLMLASHNILSPAHGMPIALPSQDMVLGCYYLTKTLPGAKGEGMNFSSPEEALIAYDHEHVSLHAIINVRKDGAMLETTPGRLIFNTVVPKELDYVNRVVTKKHLEKIVGEAFRISGNYETVTFLDGLKKLGFKFATSGGISFGLGDVVIPPEKDELIEAARKQVKQIMAQYEAEIITDGERYNKVIDIWTSTSLKIGDAMMKHLEESDHGFNPVYMMSDSGARGNREQIRQLAGMRGLMAKPQKSLVGGTGEIIENPITSNFKEGLTVLEYFISTHGARKGLADTALKTADAGYLTRRLVDVAQDMVINIEDCRTIRGIAISALKEGEEVKELLKDRILGRVALDDVYDPITDEFLIKAGVEITEEIAESIEGRSVETVAIRSALTCEAKRGLCAKCYGRNLTTGKMVVVGEAVGVMAAQSIGEPGTQLTLRTFHVGGAASVIASKTEMHSKVQGIVQYDKNFKATKMRKEGKIALLRNSQIHIVNDNGQNLVNYNVPYGASVLKEDGDTIEKDEVLFKWDPDMDVIIAQEDGKIRFVDIEEGLTLREEADEAGRKQRFIIESRDKKLIPKIEIIGKGKTDDTSARLPVRSQLMVIEGENVKQGDILIKKRRESRKAGDITGGLPRVAELFEARQPKEPAVVTEIDGFVSYGKIRRGVQEIIIKGSEEEEKKYNVPYGKHVLVHPGDTVYAGDALSEGSIAPQDILHIKGPREVQEYLVNEIQAVYRFQDVRINDKHIEIIVRQMMQKVEVEEPGDTDYLEGDKINKILFNEENALIEEMVVVTDSGDSKIQPGEIMDKDRFKQTNDRLKKVDKAPMKSTPAKQATSRPLLLGITRASLNTESFISAASFQETTRILTDAAVASKVDPLRGLKENVIMGRLIPAGTGSINVKDINLLVEEDEDTGVSDQISEMEKKESEAVE